TCTAAAACTGGAACTGCTTTTAATAAACTTGTTTTTGGATATTGACTACCAGTGGCATTTATTTCAGATACAATAGCAGCGATTGCTTCGAAACAGGCAATTGCTTTTGTTTTATCTTTACTTTCTATCGCTTCTTCTAAAGCTTCCCAAGGAGAAAGTTCTTTACCTGAATCTTGGCTGACAAAAAAACTACTTGAAAAATTTGTATGTGATTTCTTTTTTTCTTCCATTATCTAGCCTCTATTGCTGGTTCTAACCTTAAGGTTTTATTAAGAGCCATGATTTTAACTTAAATTTTTATAGAGTGCCATGGTTATTCTTTAAACAAATTTAATGCCTCCCCTCCCTGCCGGCGCGTTGCCTCATCATTTTACCTAACTTTAGGAGGCTCCAACGTTGACTCAGAAATCACCTAACCCAAATAAGTAAAAATTTTATAGTAATATTATCAATATTATCTGTGGGCGAAGTGTGGGTAAGGTTGTGGGCGACAGGGTGGAAAACAGGGATGTTTTACACGCTTCGTCCATCATCCTTATCCACACGCCTCGAAGAGTCGTCCACAGATTCCTTTATGATCTTAGCAAAATTCATAACTTCTTTCTCGGGTTTTTATTGACCGAAGTATATCTGAAAATATTCTTTATTTTCCTCTCTATTGATTTTTTTAATTCAAACGGATTCAAAGTTTCGTGCAGCAACTCTTTCTGCACTTTAATTTCATTATCAACCTGCGGAGACTCTAATAACCTTTGATAGGGTGTTTTAGCCTTCTCATATTTGCGTCGATATTTTGAGTTGATTTTTTCTTTTGATAACAATTTTTGTGATGGCATAAAATGATTCTGATACAAACTCCATTCATTTTGGTATACATCGTTCATCAAACCAACCAAGCGACGATCGTCAAATCGATCATAGCCAAATAAATGTCGCACATGGGTCCAGTTTTTCTGCTCTACATGCGCATTATCATTTTTTCGATACGGTCTTGAACGTGTCATGTTCACGCCTTGCGTTCTACCCTCAGTAAAATATCTCACCAAGTGCCAATTTAAAAATTCACTCCCATTATCACAATCAAAGCCTAATAGC
The Gammaproteobacteria bacterium DNA segment above includes these coding regions:
- a CDS encoding integrase encodes the protein EDNYGLLSADIKAKLLKMSPATLDRLLKSSKIKYKRRGLCGTKPGYLLKNQIPIKTDHWDVTCPGFMEADSVAHCGNSLAGEFIWSITLTDIKTGWTEIRAVWNKGAEGVVNQIRDIEKKLPFQLLGFDCDNGSEFLNWHLVRYFTEGRTQGVNMTRSRPYRKNDNAHVEQKNWTHVRHLFGYDRFDDRRLVGLMNDVYQNEWSLYQNHFMPSQKLLSKEKINSKYRRKYEKAKTPYQRLLESPQVDNEIKVQKELLHETLNPFELKKSIERKIKNIFRYTSVNKNPRKKL